The proteins below come from a single Leptotrichia sp. oral taxon 223 genomic window:
- a CDS encoding DUF441 domain-containing protein, translating into MESFIFLGLILLVGAVTQNKSIVYATIFVLILKVLFNITESCKLKGIDIENFMTQFRKEGINWGVLIITVAILIPIATGEIGFSHLLNAFKSPIGWVAIISGITVSILSSKGVGLLSGQPEITVALVIGTIMGVVFFKGIAAGPVIASGITFCILRIIELVFKR; encoded by the coding sequence TTGGAAAGTTTTATTTTTTTAGGATTAATTTTGTTAGTTGGTGCAGTTACACAGAATAAATCCATAGTTTATGCAACAATTTTTGTACTAATTTTAAAAGTTTTATTTAATATCACAGAAAGTTGCAAATTAAAGGGAATTGACATTGAGAATTTTATGACTCAATTTAGAAAAGAGGGTATAAATTGGGGTGTTCTGATAATTACAGTCGCTATTTTAATTCCTATTGCCACAGGGGAAATTGGATTTTCACACTTATTAAATGCTTTTAAATCTCCAATTGGATGGGTTGCGATTATAAGTGGAATTACTGTTTCCATCCTTTCCTCAAAAGGCGTAGGACTACTTTCGGGACAGCCTGAAATCACAGTCGCTCTAGTAATTGGAACAATAATGGGAGTTGTGTTTTTCAAAGGAATTGCTGCAGGGCCTGTCATTGCCAGCGGAATTACTTTTTGTATTTTGAGAATTATTGAATTAGTTTTTAAAAGATAA